The region CGGATCTTCTTTACAGCAGTATTGGGGAATTTCTGTGTGAATATACAGTGATATAGAGAGGCAAACCTAACATAATCTCAAAACCTGATAATGAGCACCCCTGTGATTCATCCTCACCTGTCCTCCTTTTCTTGTGGGACACTATAGGCAGCAGGTCATGACGAGTGAGGACTCTCAGTAGTTGCAGTAGTGGCTCCAGGTTGCCATCGCTGAGGTATCCTCGTCTCTCCAGCTCCAACAACAGCTCGAGGCCACTCTTTGGCTTATATGAGGGCACTAAGGGATGGTGGTAGCCCTGAGGCTTTAAGCGCATCCAGGCTCTTAGAAGCTCAGGACTTGGAGACACGCCCAAGTCATCTGGATCATCCCCACAGGGCTCAACTGTCCAACCCGTCGGGTCAAGAGGGTGTGGTGCAGGACAGGTTTCATCCAGAAGGAATGACAACACTTCAATGTCAGTCTCTGTCAGCTGACAACCAACTACTTCAAAGACCTCATGGAGAGACAACATCCCATAGTAGTTCAGGCAGTCTGTTTCATCCCAGTAAAGTGAGTCCCTGAGTGGGCACCCTGGGTGATGCACTGCAGCCATGGGTCTTGCCTATAACCCTGCTCCACCTTCCCACCTGtgtcaaaacacaaagatacaaGCATTGCATTAGACATGTAAAACTCTGACACTCCAACCACAAAGTTGGGCAATAACAGCATATGGTTTGTGTCTAGTCTAGTCATGAGGCATCCAAaccacaaatacaaataatgttAAGCTGTACTCGACAAATAGCAGCCAAACCAGCAAGGTAACATTCATAGTAAACTAGCTGTTAGCAACAAccagcagcaacacacacacacactctctagcCTAGTTTTACATATTCAAAGTCTGTTTTTAGCAAAGCTCAGCAGTCCTACCTGTTTATGGTGTCAGCTCGAGTCTGTCTGGAAGCATGCAATGCAAAGTTTTATCAGCAGTGAATGTGCCTTTGTTGTCGTCGTTTTCAAAGAATATCTTACTTAAATCAGCTGGAaaccaaagagagagacaagcaAGGCGTTCCtcaaactgcagcagcagcagcaaacacgTTGGAACAAATTAATTCCTTGGCTCGTGACGTCATCACGTTTCtctgagggagaaaaaaaaaaacacataaacaaaaatgcacTTTAGCTGTTTAGCTAAAATGAACCAACTCACATTAAAAACTAACGCCAAACCTGGTGTATTATGACATATATAACAGCTCTACCGTTCACCATGGACAGAAAGGTATAATGTATTGGTGATAATGTATATTAACCGTGAATGTACATTAACTGTTATTACTTCTTGGCTATGAACGTTGTCTTAGCTACAACACGGGCCTTTAATGGGAGATCCTGGGTGATATTATAATGATAATGTAAATACAAGCGTGTATAAAAGTGTTCAATGCGTTCTGAAAGcgatatttaaacatttaatgtaCCTGAAAACTGGTGTTCCTGGACATTAAGCGTCGGATGGTCTGGCAACTCCCACAGCAGCACAGTGCAGCACTGACAGCAGCACAATAACACAGAGgaactgaccaatcacagcgcaCTCTGCTTGCTATAGCGTGATGACGTCATGTCACGTTTTTACGTTCACTGGTCTGCAGTCAGTTTGTCTCTGAGAGCTTCTTATTCAATTTGCacaactgggaaaaaaagacaaccgATCCCAAGTCTGCTGTTTTTCATTGTATAGTCACAGCTGTattgctgaaaaaaaataaagtaaaagtcgtaccagtttttttcccccattacATATCGCCTTCATGTACATATACATggtgcactttacacttactttacactatacatcctttataccactttatagactgcacatatgtacatattacatttatttattgcacatactacatttatttattgacggattgcacacactatgttcacctaTTCACtgtgtatcttttatatctctattattgtttttatattttttgtatacctttacctctcctgtgtttcactctgtttgctgatgttgctgctttgacacctgaatttccctccggagattaataaaggttcatcttattttatcttatcttatcttaaactcTTACAtaaacacatctaaaaacatgtaaaagacatacatcttaaaggtcccatatcgtgttcattttcatgttcatacttgtattttgtgtttctactagaacatgtttacatgcctttatttccctcatactttctgtctgaatatacctgtattcaccctctgtctgaaacgctccgttttagtgcatttcaatggaattgcagcggaattgcgttgctaggcaacagtttggatccatatttacttcctgtcagctgatattatttacatacactgcaacaggaaataaactgggacacatttagaatgtttatgctTAAAAACGTGTATTTatctaaatactgtatatttgtgacatcacaaatggacagaaaaaaaaacggcttgtttcaaacgcacaatttctgaatactggctgtgtgtattcctccgtatattgagcgttttgatagtttaacagtatttataaagcacttacacctgctttataatataaaagacatggaaatctcactttttacaatatgggacctttaaggcaaggcagctttatttgtatagcacatttcagcaacagggcaattcaaagtgctttacataaacattcaagaacattgcaacaaagtgcaaaagaacattgtACTACAACTAcgaggagatcattgatgtgtgaagttattttggtggtactacactgtactacaacacttagtttggaaaaaaatatgcttttgcataattttggtgaatttttaatgggaagaatattcaataacttcacttttataaagtgtagtgccatcaaaatgtcttaattaatttaataagtataatcaggaagagaccattgatgtgtgaagggattttggtggtactacactgcataatactgaagttattgcatatttttccctttaaaaaatcaccaaaattatgcaaaagcatatttttccaaactaaatgttgtagtacaactaCGAGGAGATCATTCATGTGTGATgtaattttggtggtactaaactgtataatactgaagttattgaatatttttctcttttcatggTTATGCattttgtagacggtccctgaccactcgtctcaccgccggctgcacatagagaccaatgttatgtgttAAAATGaagttgtagctcgttgtctaccttaccTCGGCTAGAAAGAGCCGTTGTTTGTATTTTAACAACGTttctgttatgagttattgatccaggaagtttgaaccTTACCGAAGTACATCACCTACAGTCCCTTCCCCCTGTTGTCCATCACTAGGTGGCGGTGTTGGTCACCTAGGCaacaggaagttaaataacATCCACATCACATCCGTGAATCTGAACAGCAACAAACAGGGTCTGAGGCAGTCCCATCAAACTTCTGCTGTAAGTATACTTAATCTGCTCTTCTTTCTATTCATGTGAAACATCCACCGAAACCGGCGTGTTGTCAGCATCTTGATGTAATAactctgtaataataataatctgccTGGATGACGTTAGTGGACATGAACGTTAGCAgagaagctaacgttagctgtgaCACTCTTTTAAACAACCAGCAAAGTTGTCTTTGCtacacattgtttttatttagcgTCACTGTTTAACTATACATAATGTACAGCATTTTAGTAACGCTTTATACATGTTCACTTCTTATTGAACACTTTATATCCGGATGTATGCTGGCATCTTGAGTGTCTTGTGATTTTAGTGATGTGGCAGTGACCAAGCCCTTTGTTGACTAAAATGTTCCATTATCCAGACACTGCACTGATACTGCTCTGTAGCTATAAGCTAAAGCGAAAGTCTCTTTGTTATTATTCTACCTGGATGGGAAGTATAGGCATCTAACTGCTGTTATGAACAAATAGATACTAACTACTTACACTTGCTTATGAAATAGCAATTCTTACATTTcatgtgaaataataatatatataatttataataataataataacaatatatataatttataataatagtaatatatatatatatataatttataataatatacataatttataataataatatatatcatataataataataatatatatcatataataataataataataataatagtataatttataataataatatatataatttataataataataatatttataataataataataataatatatatcattttccacttgtgcaattttgataatagtctgtttattgtcaatactgtatatactgctcctatttttatacttccttctatttaaatggttcatattttgttacactttgtttagctcttttttttactgtgttagctgatgcttcttgttttttgcactatcctctttgctgctgtacactgcaaatttccccactgcgggactaataaaggaatatcttatcttatcttatcttaaatattgTGGCACTGTCTTTTTCATGACACTTCAAATTCAACTCCACCTAACAATCATTCATAATTAATAACTATCAGTACTGATTTCAATTTACTGAAATGTATAAGGCAATCAGCCTCTTCACCTTTGTGACGCTACAACCAGAAAATGTTTGGTGTTTGGTGACGAGTTATTGACTGAATTGGACTTGATCAATCATCTCATAAAGAGAGAACAGATTGATCCAGTAAGTGTGTCAGCAGTAGTGCTGGTTTTGTTTGACATTATTAGATACCAGCAGTTCAATGACCAAATGAAGCTTTAGaataagtataaagtataaaacaaGTTTTCGATAAAAgcctttgtttgtttatacCCAACACTACCTCTGGCTACTTAAAAGCATCTGCTACACGCCTACCTAACTTTGCagatgaaaaagaagaaaagttaGAAACAAAATTCAAAAGGTATTcaattgtatgtttgtgttattaCTATTGCCTTGCAGCAGACAGTGTGTAGATGCCATCTGGAGCTCCATCAGGGGAGAACTGTCTCGTAGACATGGACAGCAAGGCTGGAGATCTGTTCGGTGCTGAGGATGCTCATCCTACTGGCACAGGTGGAGCTGGGATCTTGTCAAAGTAAAAacctatatattatttttagtgATAATGCTATTATCATGACGGCTTGTGATTCTATTTTGCTCAGATTTCTTCCCTTCAACCCTGTGGAAGTACACTGAAGTGTGTTGTTTAATAGTCTACAATGCAGACAAATGATACAAAATAGTCCCACAACTGATATGCAAGGGCCTTTATGGGTACTTACAGTCTACAACTAGTCTCTGTAGGCTTGTTTACGAATTTCTCAATACTTCTCTATGTATTcagttctgttttttatttcataggCTCTGGCTCCCCAAAGGCTTCTCAGTCAGTATGGCTAAAGAGTGGGTCGACAGGCGTCGATTGTCCATTCGACCTTGGGCCAGCTTCGTGGATCAACGCAAGTTTTCGAAACCCCGCAACTTTGGGGAGGTGTGTCAGAGGGTGGTGAAAAACGTGGACACTTTCAACAGCAACTATACCTTCATCTTCATGGGTCTCATCCTCTACTGCATGTAAGGCCAACAAAGAGGAAATCATTTGTGTTGGTTTCGTCAGTGAGAATGTTTATATTCTTCCTTCTGCCCAGCTCTTACTCACACAGTCTGTACCCAGTACACACAGGAACACTGGGTATATTAGAAAATAGAAACAGAACAAGCTGCGTAAGataagattataaagtcatctAAGACTAAACTAAATCTAAAAATGCTGCACTACATGTAAGTAACACCAATTGGTATGCTGTTGTTTCTTCTCCTCAGTATCAGCTCTCCCATGCTACTGATTGCCTTGGCTGTGTTCGTTGGTGCCTTCTACATAATTCACCTCAAGTCCCTGGAGTCCAAATTGTCTCTCTTCGGTGAGTAGAGCTGAGATACAATTCCATTAATTGTTTACCTGCTAAATATTGTGAATTCCTGAAATCCCCAGACACACTGGAACCATATTCTAATATGAAcctttgtgtttgtgcgtgtctGCTAAGATAAATCAAGCCTCCCCAGATTTggtaaaatatttgaaacattaGTTTTG is a window of Sebastes umbrosus isolate fSebUmb1 chromosome 11, fSebUmb1.pri, whole genome shotgun sequence DNA encoding:
- the rabac1 gene encoding prenylated Rab acceptor protein 1; translated protein: MPSGAPSGENCLVDMDSKAGDLFGAEDAHPTGTGGAGILSKLWLPKGFSVSMAKEWVDRRRLSIRPWASFVDQRKFSKPRNFGEVCQRVVKNVDTFNSNYTFIFMGLILYCIISSPMLLIALAVFVGAFYIIHLKSLESKLSLFGRELTVPHQMGLAGAVSLPVFWLAGAGAAVFWVLGATLFVIGTHAAFRELEGSDMEELLMEPV